Proteins co-encoded in one Taeniopygia guttata chromosome 4, bTaeGut7.mat, whole genome shotgun sequence genomic window:
- the HTRA3 gene encoding serine protease HTRA3, translated as MRVSLLSPLLLLSLSAGPHAAELPLGRAKCPARCDVSTCPSPSCPSGYVPDRCGCCLICAAGEGDSCGRKEDPPCGDSLDCRYPMGKRFAKGVCQCKLSAQVCGSDGRTYDNICQLKAVSRKALQHGLPAVAQVQKGACESGHLQSSSPRYKFNFIADVVEKIAPAVVHIELFLRHPLFGRNVPLSSGSGFIMSDSGLIVTNAHVVSSTNAISGRQQLKVQLQNGDTYEATIKDIDKKSDIATIKIHPKKKLPVLLLGHSADLRPGEFVVAIGSPFALQNTVTTGIVSTAQRDGKELGLRDSDMDYIQTDAIINYGNSGGPLVNLDGEVIGINTLKVTAGISFAIPSDRITQFLTESHDKQSKDGKKRFIGIRMLTITPALVEELKHSNADFPDVRSGIYVHEVVPNSPSHRGGIQDGDIIVKVNGRPLLTSSDLQEAVMNESPLLLEVRRGNDDLLFNIEPEVVM; from the exons ATGCGGGTGTCGCTGCTGagcccgctgctgctgctgtccctcagCGCCGGCCCGCACGCCGCGGAGCTCCCGCTCGGTCGCGCCAAGTGTCCGGCCCGCTGCGATGTCTCCAcgtgccccagccccagctgccccagcgGGTACGTCCCCGACCGCTGCGGCTGCTGCCTCATCTGCGCCGCGGGCGAGGGGGACTCCTGCGGCCGCAAGGAGGACCCTCCCTGCGGGGACAGCCTCGACTGCCGCTACCCCATGGGCAAGCGCTTCGCCAAGGGCGTCTGCCAGTGCAAGCTCAGCGCCCAGGTGTGCGGCAGCGACGGCCGGACCTACGACAACATCTGCCAGCTGAAGGCAGTGAGCCGCAAGGCGCTGCAGCACGGGCTGCCCGCCGTCGCCCAGGTCCAGAAGGGAGCCTGCGAATCGG GTCACCTACAGTCCAGCAGCCCAAGATACAAATTCAACTTCATAGCTGATGTGGTGGAAAAGATTGCACCTGCAGTTGTGCACATTGAACTTTTCCTCAG GCACCCTCTCTTTGGTCGAAATGTCCCCCTTTCCAGTGGATCTGGGTTTATTATGTCTGATTCTGGCTTAATTGTGACCAATGCCCACGTGGTGTCAAGCACAAATGCAATATCAGGGAGACAACAACTGAAGGTACAGCTCCAGAATGGAGATACCTATGAAGCGACCATCAAAGACATTGACAAGAAATCTGACATTGCAACAATAAAGATTCACCCTAAG AAAAAACTACCAGTTTTGTTACTGGGACACTCTGCTGATCTGAGGCCAGGAGAATTTGTGGTGGCAATTGGAAGTCCATTTGCCTTACAGAACACTGTGACCACAGGTATTGTCAGCACTGCTCAGCGAGATGGCAAAGAGCTGGGCCTGCGGGACTCGGACATGGATTACATCCAGACAGATGCCATTATTAAT TATGGCAACTCTGGAGGACCTCTAGTTAATCTG GATGGTGAAGTGATTGGGATTAACACCTTGAAGGTCACAGCTGGAATTTCTTTTGCTATTCCTTCAGACCGTATCACTCAGTTTCTCACAGAGTCACATGACAAACAAAGTAAAG ATGGGAAGAAACGTTTCATTGGCATCAGAATGTTGACAATAACACCTGC CTTGGTGGAGGAACTGAAGCACAGTAATGCTGATTTTCCTGATGTCAGAAGTGGAATTTATGTACATGAAGTTGTTCCAAACTCACCTTCTCATAG AGGAGGGATCCAAGATGGAGACATTATTGTGAAAGTCAATGGGCGTCCTTTGCTGACTTCCAGTGACCTGCAGGAGGCTGTGATGAATGAATCACCTCTACTACTTGAAGTTCGACGAGGAAATGATGACTTGCTATTTAACATTGAGCCTGAAGTTGTCATGTAA